The proteins below come from a single Dinghuibacter silviterrae genomic window:
- a CDS encoding sialate O-acetylesterase, with the protein MKLPVFVFTSGLLLASLTCSSKILLPSVIGDHMVLERNSSVAIWGWGDANDTLRITGSWAPNDTVLGRVMNDGHWRVDLPTKDAGGPYTLTIKGKWETVTVSDVMLGEVWICSGQSNMEFSANWGLYNRATEVAAADFPGIRFFHVPKIGAAFPQQDCRASWAACTPQTMQDQTAVGYYFARMLQKTLNVPLGIIQAAWGGTPAEVWVRADRVRSNPVLVAHQYEDHSKHWPDREGTLYNGMIAPFIPYGVAGALWYQGESNTYRPGAYAVLMDSLVNGWRQDFGRNFPFYFVQIAPFTYDSTKQKAFVLREQQDLAQRLIPGSGMISIGDIAGDIHDIHPKDKKDVGERLARYALAETYHQNVGPYLNPTYKSMKVEGHKVILSFDHAEGGLVSTDKDIPGFQVAGADGQYVDATGQIYKDGILLSNKSVPNPVSVRYCFTNSAVPTVKGKDSQLPLAPFRTDSENLDN; encoded by the coding sequence ATGAAACTTCCTGTTTTCGTTTTTACTTCGGGCTTGCTGCTGGCAAGCCTGACGTGTTCTTCGAAGATACTCCTGCCCTCGGTGATCGGCGATCACATGGTTCTTGAACGAAATTCCTCGGTGGCGATCTGGGGGTGGGGCGATGCTAACGACACGCTCCGGATCACGGGTAGCTGGGCCCCGAACGACACGGTCCTAGGCCGGGTGATGAACGACGGCCATTGGCGGGTGGACCTGCCCACCAAAGACGCCGGAGGCCCTTATACCCTGACGATCAAAGGGAAATGGGAAACGGTCACGGTGAGCGATGTGATGCTGGGGGAAGTGTGGATTTGTAGCGGTCAGTCAAACATGGAGTTCTCGGCAAACTGGGGACTTTACAATAGGGCCACGGAGGTGGCAGCGGCGGATTTCCCTGGGATCCGCTTTTTTCATGTCCCAAAGATCGGGGCGGCTTTTCCGCAGCAGGACTGCCGGGCGAGCTGGGCGGCTTGTACGCCTCAGACCATGCAGGACCAGACGGCGGTGGGGTATTATTTTGCGCGGATGCTTCAAAAGACCCTGAACGTGCCGCTGGGGATCATCCAGGCGGCGTGGGGGGGGACTCCTGCGGAGGTGTGGGTCAGGGCGGACCGGGTGCGGTCGAATCCCGTACTGGTGGCGCACCAATATGAAGACCATTCGAAGCACTGGCCGGATAGGGAAGGGACCTTGTACAACGGGATGATTGCTCCTTTTATCCCTTATGGCGTGGCGGGGGCCCTTTGGTACCAGGGGGAGTCGAATACGTATCGCCCGGGTGCGTATGCGGTCCTGATGGACAGCCTGGTGAACGGCTGGCGGCAGGATTTTGGCCGGAATTTCCCCTTTTACTTTGTACAGATTGCCCCTTTTACTTACGACTCGACTAAGCAAAAAGCCTTTGTTCTCCGGGAACAACAGGACCTGGCCCAGCGTTTGATCCCGGGCTCGGGTATGATCAGCATCGGGGACATTGCGGGCGATATCCACGACATCCATCCCAAGGATAAAAAAGACGTTGGGGAAAGGCTTGCGCGGTATGCGCTGGCGGAGACGTATCATCAAAACGTGGGGCCGTACCTGAATCCTACCTATAAGTCGATGAAGGTCGAGGGGCACAAGGTGATCCTGTCTTTTGACCATGCGGAAGGGGGGCTGGTGAGCACGGATAAGGACATTCCCGGGTTCCAGGTGGCAGGGGCGGACGGGCAATACGTGGACGCCACCGGCCAGATCTATAAGGACGGAATCCTCCTGTCGAACAAATCGGTGCCTAACCCAGTGTCGGTCCGCTATTGTTTTACCAATAGCGCGGTGCCTACGGTCAAGGGTAAGGACAGCCAGTTGCCATTAGCGCCTTTCCGGACGGATAGCGAAAATCTGGACAACTAG
- a CDS encoding KUP/HAK/KT family potassium transporter: MDSSHSAHFKKASAAGLLVALGIIYGDIGTSPLYTFQTILTDGGVIDKVLIYGAISAIFWTLTLQTTFKYVIITLQADNKGEGGVFSLYALVRRYGKKLVYPAIIGAGTLLADGIITPPISITSAIEGLGGVHGLENVIVPGNTLVVEIVLVIILLLFIFQRFGTKVVGGSFGPIMLIWFTMLSVLGLKEIVHNPGVFQALSPHYAIEMLTQHPKGFWLLGSVFLCTTGAEALYSDLGHCGLGNIRVSWIFVKSCLVLNYLGQGAWVLAQHSTSLHGANPFFAIVPTWFLLPSILIATCASIIASQALISGSFTLISEAISLHFWPRVTVKFPTNIRGQIYIPSINWVLCLGCFLVVLYFRTSEAMTAAYGFSITVAMLMTTILMFFFLRRVKHWPMWSVVLVLVVFVTVESSFFVANAVKLLKRLFFLVFELGLISTMYIWYHARKITNRFLTFDNIEPYLPRIDELSKDEQTPKFSSQLIYLTKANNPRQIEKRILWSIFKETAKRADVYWFIHLERTDEPYTMAYGVEELKDDNVIRIDFFLGFRVQPRIGLMFRKVVMEMIANKELDITSRFPSLNSENLNNYKFVLMENFLSYDNEFSVREGFILNSYFALNRFALNDSRAFGLDVNQTLVEKIPLVVTPVSSIGLKRVFYRCKD; the protein is encoded by the coding sequence ATGGACTCCAGTCACAGTGCTCATTTCAAAAAGGCTTCCGCCGCAGGTTTACTCGTTGCTCTTGGCATTATTTACGGGGATATCGGTACCTCCCCTTTGTACACCTTCCAAACCATCCTGACCGACGGCGGGGTCATCGATAAGGTACTCATCTATGGGGCGATCTCGGCGATCTTCTGGACCCTTACCCTCCAAACGACTTTTAAGTATGTGATCATCACGCTCCAGGCCGATAACAAGGGCGAGGGCGGGGTGTTTTCTTTATATGCCCTGGTCCGGCGGTATGGGAAAAAATTAGTGTATCCTGCCATCATCGGGGCGGGTACCCTGCTGGCGGACGGGATCATTACGCCCCCGATTTCCATCACCTCGGCCATCGAAGGGCTGGGCGGGGTTCACGGGCTGGAGAATGTCATCGTCCCCGGGAATACGCTGGTGGTGGAGATTGTCCTGGTCATCATCCTGCTGCTTTTTATCTTCCAGCGTTTCGGGACAAAGGTCGTGGGGGGCTCGTTCGGGCCCATCATGCTGATCTGGTTTACGATGCTGTCCGTCTTAGGCCTAAAGGAGATCGTGCATAACCCCGGGGTCTTCCAGGCGTTGAGCCCGCACTATGCGATCGAAATGCTCACCCAGCACCCCAAGGGGTTCTGGCTCCTGGGGTCCGTCTTTTTGTGTACCACGGGGGCGGAAGCCTTGTATTCCGACCTCGGTCACTGCGGTCTGGGGAACATCCGTGTCAGCTGGATCTTCGTAAAGTCCTGTCTTGTCCTGAACTACCTGGGACAGGGTGCCTGGGTACTGGCGCAACACAGCACCAGTCTGCATGGAGCCAACCCTTTCTTTGCCATCGTGCCGACCTGGTTCCTGCTGCCTTCCATCCTCATCGCTACCTGTGCGTCCATCATCGCCAGCCAGGCGTTGATCAGCGGGTCCTTTACCCTGATCTCCGAGGCCATCAGCCTTCACTTCTGGCCGCGTGTAACCGTTAAGTTCCCGACCAATATACGTGGGCAGATCTATATCCCTTCCATCAACTGGGTGCTTTGCCTGGGGTGTTTCCTGGTCGTCCTATATTTCCGGACCTCGGAGGCCATGACGGCGGCCTACGGTTTTTCCATCACCGTAGCGATGCTGATGACCACCATCCTGATGTTCTTTTTCCTCCGACGGGTCAAGCACTGGCCGATGTGGTCGGTGGTCCTCGTGCTGGTCGTCTTTGTGACGGTGGAATCGTCCTTCTTTGTGGCCAATGCCGTGAAGCTGCTGAAACGGCTTTTCTTCCTGGTCTTCGAGCTGGGGCTGATCTCTACCATGTATATCTGGTACCACGCCCGGAAGATCACCAACCGGTTCCTCACCTTTGACAATATAGAGCCCTACCTGCCGCGGATAGACGAACTGTCCAAGGACGAGCAGACGCCCAAGTTCTCCTCCCAACTGATCTACCTGACGAAGGCCAATAACCCGCGCCAGATCGAGAAACGGATCCTGTGGTCGATCTTCAAGGAGACGGCCAAACGGGCGGATGTATACTGGTTTATCCACCTGGAACGCACCGACGAGCCGTATACCATGGCGTACGGGGTGGAAGAGCTCAAGGACGACAATGTGATCCGGATCGACTTTTTCCTTGGTTTCCGCGTACAGCCCCGGATTGGCCTGATGTTCCGCAAGGTGGTGATGGAAATGATCGCCAACAAGGAGCTCGACATCACCAGCCGGTTCCCGTCCCTGAACAGCGAAAACCTCAACAACTATAAGTTTGTCCTGATGGAGAACTTCCTGTCCTATGACAACGAGTTCTCCGTACGGGAAGGTTTTATCCTGAACAGCTACTTTGCCCTGAACCGTTTTGCGCTCAACGACAGCCGGGCCTTTGGCCTGGACGTCAAC